The Deltaproteobacteria bacterium DNA segment AAGAAGTTAAGAACAAACGCCAAAACAAGCGCGAAAAATATGAAAAGCGGCCATACCGCGAGTACTCCTGTTATTACGACAGGCACTGCCGCGATAAAAATAAAGACATACCCTTCCTTTGCAAATGGTATGCGCATCCGGCGGCCCTTAGTTCTTAGCCTTATCGACTATCTTGGAGGCCTTCATCCACGGCATCATCGCCCTTAGCTTCTCGCCGACCTCTTCTATCTTATGCGTCTCGCCCTTCTTCGTAAGTTCGTTAAACTTCTTAAGCCCGTTCTTGTACTCGCCCATCCACTCATCGGCGAACTTGCCGCTCTGTATTTCACCAAGTATCTTCTTCATCTCGGCCTTGGTTGCGTCCGTTATCACGCGCGGGCCTCTTGTAAGGTCGCCGTACTGCGCGGTGTTGCTTATCGAGTAGCGCATGTTGGTAATGCCGCCCTCGTATATCAAATCAACGATAAGCTTCATCTCATGGAGACATTCAAAGTACGCCATCTCCGGCGGATAGCCTGCCTCCGTAAGCGTTTCAAACCCTGCCGTTATAAGGGCCGTTACGCCGCCGCAAAGCACTGCCTGCTCGCCAAAGAGGTCTGTCTCTGCCTCGTCCTTAAAGCACGTCTCGATGATGCCGGCCCTGCCGCCACCGTTGGCGCTAGCGTAAGCAAGAGCGACCTTTAGCGTATCCTTGGACGGGTCCTGATGCACAGCAACGAGTGTCGGCACGCCCCTGCCCTTCGTGTACTCATGCCTTACAAGATGCCCAGGGCCTTTTGGCGCAATCATCATGACGTTCACGTCCGAGGACGGCACGATTTTCTTAAAGTGTATGCTAAAGCCGTGCGCGAATGCGAGGTACGCGCCCTTCTTAAGATTCGGCGCTATTTCCTTCTCGAAGGTCTCGCTTTGCCTCTCATCCGGTATAAGTATCATCACAACGTCCGCGCCGTTTACAGCGTCGGCGACATTCTTTACCGTAAGCCCCGCTGCCTCGGCCTTCTTCCATGAACCGCCTTCCCTTAGGCCTATCGTAACGTCAACGCCGCTTTCCTTAAGGTTCTGCGCGTGGGCATGGCCCTGGCTGCCGAACCCGACTATCGTTACCTTCTTAGAGCGTATGTTCTCGAGATTTGCGTCCTTATCGTAGTAAACCTTCATGTATGGCTCCTTTGCTTTTTTTATTCCTTGCCTTTGCCTCTAACGCTTCTTGCCATTGCAATTTTACCTGTACGAACCATTTCCTTTATGCCAAACGGACGAAGTAGCTCCGTAATGGCCTGTATCTTCTGCTCATCCCCCGTGACCTCGATTGTATAGGATTTGGGCCCGACGTCCACGATCTTTGCCCTGAAGATATCGACTGTGCTAAGTATCTCCGGCCGCGTTTCGTCGGTAGCGTTCACCTTGACGAGCGCAAGCTCCCTGTCGATAAACTCCTCGCCGGTCATGTCGTGCACCTTGATGACGTTTATGAGCTTGTTTAGCTGCTTCATTATCTGCTCAACTATCCTCTCGTCCCCGGTCGTGACAATAGTCATCCTGGAGACATTGGAGTCCCCTGTCTCTGCCACACACAGGCTCTCGATGTTGAAGCCCCTTCCGGAGAAGAGCCCCGATATTCTGGAGAGCACGCCAAATTCGTTTTGTACAAGAACCGATATCGTATGTCTCATAGATAGCCTTCTTTACACAAGTAGCATCTTTGTGAGCCCCTGGCCCGCGGGCACCATCGGGTACACGCACTCCTTGGGGTCAACGATGAACTCCATGAACACTGGTCTGTCGTTTATCTTCATGGCCTTCTTTATGACCGCGTCAACGTCCTTTGGCTTCTCTGCCCTTAAGCCAGCACCGCCGTACGCCTCCGCTATTTTCACGAAGTCGGGTTTCTTACCAAGGCACGTGTGCGAGTACCTCTTATCATAGAAGAACTCCTGCCACTGCCTGACCATTCCGAGGAAATGGTTATTTAGTATCGCGACCTTTACAGGCAACCCGTACTCGACCGCAGTTGCAAGCTCCTGGATGTTCATTTGTATGGAGCCGTCACCTGCTATGTCGATAACCGTCTTTTTAGGATATGCAACCTGCGCCCCTATGGCCGCAGGAAAACCATACCCCATTGTGCCGAGCCCGCCGGAGGTAAGAAAAGTACGCGGCTTGTCGAACTTATAGAACTGCGCAGCCCACATCTGGTTCTGGCCGACCTCGGTCGTGATTATGGCATCGCCCTTTGTAAGCGCGTAGATACGCTCTATGACGTACTGCGGCTTTATGCGCCCGTCCATGGGCTGCGTGACCTTCAAGGAATGCGTCTTTTGCCACTTCTCTATTTCCTTATGCCACTTAGAAGTATGCTCCGAGAAAGCCGACACGTGCTTCTTGTCCTTCTTTGTAAGCGCATCGAGCAGATCTTTTAGAACATGCTGCACATCGCCGACAATCGGAACATCGACCTTGACGTTCTTACTAATCGATGTCGGGTCTATGTCTATGTGCACGATCTTCGCGTACGGCGCGAACTCGTCGAGCTTGCCGGTGACGCGGTCATCGAACCTCGAGCCAACGGCTATAAGGCAATCGGTATGCGAGATTGCCATGTTTGCTGCGTACGTGCCATGCATCCCGAGCATCCCGAGGTGCAGCTTATCGGTGCCGGGGAACGCGCCCATGCCCATGAGTGTAGTCGTAACCGGTATTTCGAGCTTCTTTGCAAGCTTTGTAAGCTCGGCCGCTGCATTCGAACCAATGACCCCACCGCCGGCGTATATAACCGGACGCTTCGAGTTAAGTATCATCTCAAGGGCCTTGCTGATTTGCCCGGGGTGCCCTTTGTACGTCGGCTGGTAGCTCTCTATCAACGCCTTCTCTGGGTAATGAAACACAGTTGAATTGGTCTGCACGTCCTTTGGAATGTCGACGAGCACAGGGCCCGGCCTTCCTGTCGTTGCAATGTAAAAAGCCTCTTTGATAATGCGCGCAAGGTCTTTCACGTCTTTAACAAGGTAATTGTGTTTTGTGCACGGCCTCGTGATGCCGACTATGTCAGCCTCCTGAAAAGCGTCGTTACCTATAAGCGCGGTCGGCACCTGTCCTGTGAACACGACCATTGGAATAGAATCCATGTAAGCGGTTGCTATTCCGGTAACGGTATTGGTTGCTCCAGGGCCAGAGGTGACTAAAACAACACCGGGCTTTCCGGTCGAGCGCGCGTAACCGTCTGCCATATGCACAGCGCCCTGCTCATGGCGCACGAGTATATGATTTAGCGGACACTTCTTGCCGTAAAGCACGTCGTAGAGCGGAAGCACAGCTCCGCCAGGATACCCGAAAATGGTATCAACGCCTTCCTTCCTAAGCGCCTCTATGAATATTTCTGCCCCTGTCTTGGTCATTTTCTCAAATAGGCCGCAATCGCATCGCGGCTAACATTTTTTTTATAGACACACGGATTAGGAATCCGTTATTCCAGCCATCTACTCCACTACCGCCCCTGTGTTTGCGCTTGTAACCACCTTTGCGTAGCGCGAGAGCCAGCCTGTCTTGATCTTCGGCTCCGGGGCCTTCCACTTCTTCTTTCTCTTTTTTAGCTCAGCGGCAGACACCTTGAGCTCAAGCTTTCTCTTTGGAATGTCAAGCTCGATAACATCGCCGTTCTTCACAAGCGCTATGGGGCCGCCCTCCATTGCCTCTGGCGATATATGGCCGATGCACGGGCCTCTTGTACCGCCAGAAAACCGACCGTCGGTTATGAGCGCAACACTCTCGCCAAGCCCGAGCCCGACGATTGCCGCAGTTGGAGCAAGCATTTCGCGCATTCCGGGGCCGCCTTTGGGGCCTTCGTAGCGAATTACCACCACATGCCCGGCCTTTACCTTGCCAGACTGTATGGCTGCCTGAGCAGCTTCTTCGGAGTCGAATGTTATGGCCTTGCCGGTAAAGCGCATCATCTTATCGCTAACCCCGGACTGCTTTACAACCGCACCAAGAGGAGCAAGGTTACCGCCAAGCACCGCTATACCGCCCTCTTTGTGATAGGGCTTATCAACCGGCTTTAGCACTTCCTCATCCACGTATGTAACCTGTTTTACTATGTCCTTCACCCTGACGCCGGAAACGGTAGGGTTATCTTTTATAACCTTCTCAAGCCTCTTCATCACGGCCGGTATGCCGCCTGCCCAGTGAAGGTCTTCCATGTAGAACTTCCCTACCGGCTCAAGCGATGCTATGTGAGGAGTCGTCCTGCTAAGCTTGTCAAACGTATCGAGCGGAAGCTTAACCCCTGCCTCATGCGCAATCGCCAGAAGATGCAGCACGGTGTTAGAAGAACCACCGAGCGCCAAATCAACCCTGATTGCGTTCTCGAATGCGTTTTTCGTCATGATGTTTCTTGGCAAAATATTTTTCCTTACAAGCTCGACGATTCTCTCGCCCGAGTCGAAGGCAATGCGCCTTTTCTCGCTCATCACTGCCGGAGCAGTGCCGCACCCAGGAAGGCTCATGCCCATTGCCTCTGTAAGCGAGTTCATCGTATTGGCGGTATAGAGCCCCTGGCAGCTTCCAACCCCCGGGCACGCGCCAAGCTCGCAAGCCGCAAGCTCTGACTTCGTGATTTCGCCCTTTTTATAACGTCCCATCGCTTCAAACGTATTGCGTATAAACGAAAGACGCTGTCCCTTCAACCTTCCTGTCATCATCGGCCCTGCGCTCACTACTATCGATGGGATGTTCAACCTCGCGGCTGCCATGAGCATGCCTGGGGTAATCTTATCGCAGTTAGTTAGAAGCACGAGGCCGTCCAGAGCATGCGCCTCGGCTACACTCTCTATCATGTCAGCTATAAGCTCGCGTGTGGAGAGCGAATAATGCATGCCCTTATGGCCCATGGCAATGCCGTCGCAAACGCCTGGGAGCCCGAAGAACATCGGGTAGCCTCCGCCCGTGTGCACGCCCTTTTCGATGAACCTTTCCAGATCCCTCATGCCGATGTGGCCGGGGATAAGGTCTGTAAAGCTCGTAGCAACGCCGATAAAGGGCTTTTGCATCTCGCCCTTTGGTATGCCGGTTGCGTACATAAGGGCCCTGTGCGGGACCCTTGAAAAACCTTTTTTAACGCGGTCGCTTCTCATATCACCCCTGCGTATTTATTTAACGCCGCTTTCCTTTAAAACGTTTATCATGTGCTCCATCTTGTCCTTAAGAGCAAGCTTTTGTTTCTTCAATGTGGCAATCTCGACTTCCTCGTCCTTGGTAAGATGCGGCCGCTTCTCCAACTTCTCGACCACCTTCCTGTGCTGACGGAATGTCTCGTATGCCTCCTTGAACTCGATATTATTCTTAAGAAGCTTATCAACAACAGGGTCGTTTACGTCAATAGGCATATCAGCTGCTCCTTTCCAAAATACGTGAAATTCGCTTAAGTTAGTAATAATACACTAAAAAGAGGGAAAAAGTCAATAAAATAACGGGATTAGGCGTTGTTTTGGCCGCTTTTGAGCTCGGCCTCGGATTTGCGCAGGTATAGCGGCGTAACTTCAAGCGGGGTAAGGGTTTTATAAGGCCCGCTTTCGGCAAGGATAGCTATATTCGACGCCCTGATATGCCACTTTTCTTCCGGCAAAAACACGGCATCGGGCATAAGGACTGACACGCTCTCTTTATATTCATTTAAGCCGTTACCAAGGAACACGGCCCCCCTGCCGGAAGTGACGCCTTTAAGGCTTTTGATAAAATCCTCTATGGAAGAAGCCCTGTCGTCAAGAAGCCTCTTGGGCGCGCCCAGGCTCAAATCAAATGCAGCGGCGTAGACCTCTTTCTTACGCGCGTCGAATACAGGGCAAACTATTCTGTCCGTTTTCCCGGCGTTCATCGAAAGCGCCATGAGAGTAGATACTGTTCTTATCTCCATCTTGCCTGTTGCCCAGGCAAGCCCCTTAATAAGGCTTACTCCGATTCGAAGCCCTGTAAACGAGCCCGGGCCGCTTCCTATGGCAAAGCAATCGATATCGTTTATCGTGAGATTTAACGAAGTAAGCAGTTCATCTATGCTCTTTAGAAGCCACTCGGAGTGAGTGGTGACGCGCTCCGCGTGCACTTCCTTGAGCACGCGCCCGGAATCAGAGACCGCAACGCTTCCTGAAAATGAAGACGTGTCTATCGAAAGAAGCCTCACGCAAAGAGCCCCGTCAGCTGAAAATTCTCCAGATATCGTTCCACATGACAAGCGCAATGAGCGCGATTATCATGGCAAACCCGATTTGCTGGAACATCATGACCAACCTGTCGCTAAGAGGAGCGCCCTTTAACTTCTCAGCGATAAGCATAACGACAACGCCGCCGTCCAATACCGGAATGGGGAAGAGGTTTAGCACGCCGAGATTAAGACTTATTATGGCGACAAGCACAAGGACCTTGGTAAACCCGGCGCTCGTTGCCGAGCCCGTTACCTGCGCTATCATTATCGGGCCGCCAAGGGCCTTTACCGAATAAAGCCCCGTGAAGAGCCCCTTTATGAACTTGAATATCAGATACGTCTGCTCGTAGCACTCCGCCATGCCAAGCTTAATTGACTCGACAAAACCGAACTTCTTTACCACTGTCTCGATAAGCGGATTTATACCGATAAGCTGGCGCTTTGCCTCCTCGTCGAACTTGGGAGTAAGCTTTACATCCATAGTTTTACCGTCGCGCACATAGGTAACGACCCTCTCGCCCTGTTTCTTCGCCATCTCGCGCGATATCTGGTACCAGTAGCTTATCTCCACGCCGTCGATTGCAGTTATCCTGTCACCCTTTTTAAGCCCGGCAACGTCCGCAGGCATACCCGGAGCAAGCGCGCCCACGACAGGCGGACTGCTCGGCAGTATGTCGTCTGCCGTGCCCATGCCTTCCTTCGCGCTCTTACCCGGAGTATAAGGAGCCTTAAAGGTCTCTGCGTCACGCTTTACGGTAAATATAATCTCCTTACCCGGGCTTAGAAGTATTACCTTATTTAACGCGCTCCAGTTCTCGATTTTCTCGCCATCGGCCTCTATAATCACATCCCCGGCCTTCATGCCGCCTTTATCGGCCTGACCGCCCTTATCAACGTACTCGAGCCTGGCTTCATCGTAGAGAAACGCCGGCATGCTGGTGCCAAGCATGTATGGAAGCGGGAATACTACGAACGCGAGTATGAAGTTCATCACCGGCCCTGCAGCCACTATAAGCACGCGCTGGTATATCGGCTTACGGTCGAATGCGCGCTCGAGCTCCCACGCGCTCCACTCCTTGCCCTTCTCATCCTCTCTCGACTCTCCAAACATCTTTACATACCCGCCAAGCGGAATGGCAGAGAGCATGTACTCGGTCTCGCCTCTTTTCACGGAGAAAAGAGCGGGGCCGAACCCGAGAGAGAACTTCTCGACCTTGACGTCGAAGTACTTGGCAACCGCAAAGTGCCCGAGCTCGTGCACGAAGATCAGCACGCCAAGCACTATTATAAATACCAATATGCCTTCTGGTGTGAACATTTTATCTTTTTTGTCTCCTTACTTTATTTGCGCTTAAGCATTTCATTTTACAAGCGACGCTGCCTTATCCCTTGCCCACATATCGGCATCGAGCACGTCGTCGAGCGTTTTTATGGTCTTTGCCCTGTGCGCGCCAAGCACCATGGCAAGTATTCGCGCTATATCCATGAACCCTATTTCTTTTTTCAAAAAAGCCTCGACACAAACCTCGTCCGCGGCATTCAAAACTGCAGGCGCAGTACCGCCTATTTCGAGAGCCTCGTACGCAAGCGTCAGGCACGGAAAACGCCTCTTCTCGGGCGTTAAAAACTCAAGCCTTCTTCCGCCAAGCTCCAACCTCGGGGTGCAGTTCTTCCCTATCCTCCCCGGGAACCCGAGGGCATAGGATATGGGACCCCGCATGTCTGAGGTGGAGAGCTGCGCGACAACGGAGCCATCGACATACTCAACCATCGAATGCACTATGCTCTCCGGGTGCACGACAACGTCTATTTTATCATTCTGGACGCCAAAAAGCCACTTTGCCTCTATTACCTCGAAGCCCTTGTTCATCATTGTAGCGGAATCTATCGTAATGCGCCGCCCCATTTCCCAGTTCGGGTGCTTTAGCGCCTGCCCGGGCGTAACGGACTTAAGCTTCGAAAGCGGCGCCCTTAGAAACGGCCCACCGGAGGCAGTAAGTATTATCCTTTCGATTTCAGCGGTGTCGTGGCCCTTTAAGCACTGAAACACTGCAGAGTGCTCGGAATCGACCGGAATGAGGCTTACCCCTCTTCTCTTGACCTCATTCATCACAAGCGGCCCTGCGGCAACAAGCGCTTCCTTGTTTGCAAGAGCGATGTCCTTGCCTGCCTTTATGGCGTGAAGCGTCGGGATAAGCCCGGCAAACCCGACGATTGCCGACACGGTCATGTCAACGCCCTTATATGCAGCTGCAATCTTCGCGCCCTCTGTGCCAAAGCCTATATCAACGCCAAGCGACTTAACGGACTTATCACTGGAAAGCGCCTCTGCGCTCTTTTCATCGGTTACCGAAACAAAATGCGGCGCAAACTCGCGGATCTGCTTTTTTAAGAGCGCGATGTTCTTTCCGGCGGCAAGTGTTACGACCTTGAAGCGCCCCTTATTGGCGCGCACCACGTCGAGCGTGCTCGTGCCTATGGAGCCTGTTGAGCCAAGTACAGCTATGCCCTTTTGTTTTTTCATGAGAGAAGGTTGCGAAGCTCGAGGTAATAGTAAAGCGCCGGAACAACGAACACCATGCTGTCTATCCTATCGAGCAGACCGCCGTGGCCAGGTATAAGGTTACCCGAATCCTTCACGCCGGAAGCGCGCTTTAGTAAAGACTCGAACAAGTCTCCATATACCGAGACTACACCTAACCCGAGCGTTAAGAGCGCGACCTCGTAGTGGTAGAGCCCGAGACCTAAGAAATAATTCATGCAAAGAGAGGCTATGACGCCGCCAAGCAAGCCGCCAACAAGCCCTTCTATGGATTTTCCCGGGCTTAGCACCGGAGCTAATTTATGTTTGCCTATCGCCTTTCCCGTAAAGTACGCGAATGTATCGTTACTCCAGACAAGCACGAGAGAGAAAAGAAACCACAACCTGCCGTTCTCGAGCCCGGTTAGCGGTACGATATGGGCAACCGGCACGGCGATATAGAGAAGTGCGAGTATCTTGGACATGACCCAGTTAGCAGAGGCCTTGAAGTCCTTTCTCGCGTATATGCCCGTTAAGAAATATATGAAGACGTATGCAACCGAGGCCCGTAAGGCGTCGGCAAGCCCTGCGTACAGGAAGATGAAAGGTATTGACGCTGAAAACACTATGGCGAGCGCCGCGCTTCCCGAGTACCCCATCTTCTCGTTTATGTGCATGAGCTCTTTAACCGCCCCTGCGATAAGCAGGGCCGCAAGCGCTGCTATGACCCAAAACGGAGCGTAGAGGATAATCGCTACGACTATTGGTATTAGTATTATGCCGCTTATCAGCCGCTTGACCAAGATATATTTCCCCTTTCAAATGCCGCGAAGTCTGTAAAAAAACGGCACGGACAAAAGTCCGCGCCGCGCATATCGTTTTCTACAACGTGTTACTTCGCCTGCGCCGCAAGCTGCGCCTGCGTAAGTCCAAAGCGCCTGTCGCGGCCCTGAAAAACGCGTATTGCCTTCATAAGCTCCTCTTCGCCGAAATCAGGCCAGAGGACCTCTGTCACATAAAGTTCCGTATAAGCCGACTGCCAGAGCATGAAATTCGAAAGCCTCATCTCCCCGCTCGTTCTGATAAGAAGGTCCGGGTCAGGCGCTCCTGCCGTGTAGAGACGCTTTTCAAGCTCGCGACCGTCCACATCGCTTGCCTTAAGCAAACCCTTTTCAACGTCCATGGCAATCGCCCTGCATGCCTTTGCTATTTCATCTCTTGAGCCGTAACTTAGCGCAAGCTGCAGCGTCATCGAAGTATTGTTGACCGTCTTAGCTTCTACCAGTCTCACGACCTTTCTCACGCCTTCGGGCAGATCATCTATATCGCCGATTGCCTTGAAGCGTACATCTTCGCGCATGAGAAGCTCGCACTCGGCCATGAGGTAGTCTTCGAGAAGCTTCATCAGAAGGTTTACTTCCATGACCGGACGGTTCCAGTTTTCCTTGGAAAATGTGTACAAGGTAAGATACTTAACGCCAAGGGAGCGGCAGTGCTTGACGACGTTACGCGCAGCATCTATGCCTTTTTTGTGGCCGCTAACGCGCATCTCGCCTCTACGCTGCGCCCAGCGCCCGTTGCCGTCCATTATTATCGCTATGTGAGAGGGTATGTCGTTCAAACCCGTAGACCTCGTGAAAAAGAAAAAAACAGCCGATGCGCCCGCAAATACAGCCTCAGACCTCCATTATCTCCTTTTCCTTGTCAGCGAGTATGGAGTCTATTTTCTTTATTTCCTTATCTGTAACGTCCTGCACGTGCTGCTGGCCCTTCTTTAGATCGTCCTGAGTGATGGCCTTGTCCTTTTCCAATTTTTTTATGGCCTCGTTAGCGTCGCGCCTTACGTTACGAATGGCGACCTTGGCGTCTTCACAATACTTTTTCGCCACCTTGACGAGCTCTTTTCGTCTCTCCTCTGTTGGCTGCGGTATCTGTATGCGTATCAACTTGCCGTCGTTCGTAGGCGTAAGACCCAGCCCTGACGATATTATCGCCTTCTCTATCGCGCCAAGCTGGCTCATGTCCCATGGCTGTACGGTTATGAGCCGGCTCTCGGGAACAGAGAGAGAGGCCATCTGCGGCAACGGCGTTGCGGTGCCGTAGTAATCGACCTTCACGTCGTCGAGTATTGCAGTGGAGGCTCTACCTGTCCTAAGCTTCAAGAGCTCCTGCATGAAGAGCTCGATTGCCTTGTCCATCTTTCTCTTGGAATCGTCGAAAACGTTTTTTAGCGCCATAATGCCCTCTATGCGTTCGCCCTTACGAGCGTGCCGACCTTCTCCCCTTTTAGTATTTTCATCACGTTGCCTTTTTCCTTTATATTGAAGACGATAATCGGCAGGTTGTTGTCCATGCAAAGCGATACCGCGGTCGTATCCATGACCTTCAACCTTTCCTTAAGTACTTCTATATACGTCAATTCCTCGAACTTCTTAGCGCTCTTGTCCTTTACCGGATCCTTGTCATATACGCCGTCGACCTTCGTGCCCTTCATTATTATATCAGCCTGTATCTCCATTGCTCTAAGCGAGGCCGCGGTGTCGGTAGTAAAGTACGGGTTGCCGGTGCCTGCGGCGAATATCACGACACGGCCCTTCTCAAGATGGCGAACTGCGCGCCTTCTTATATATGGCTCTGCAAGGGCCTTCATCTCGATTGCCGAAATGACCCTCGTTATAACGCCCTTTTTCTCGAGCGCGTCCTGCATGGTTAGCGAGTTTATGACGGTCGCGAGCATGCCGACGTAATCGGCGGTAGCCCTTTCCATGCCCTTTGCGCTTGCCTCGACGCCTCTAAAAATATTGCCGCCGCCGATAACGAGCGCTACTTCCACGCCTGTGGCCACGCAGTCCTTTACCTCGGATGCTATGGTGTCGACAACGGATGAATCCACGCCGAACTTGAGCTCGCCCATAAGGGCCTCGCCCGAAAGCTTTAGAAGAATTCTCTTGTACTTTGGCGCCATGTTTTACCCAACCCCTTACCGCAAAAATCAATGACTATACGCGGTTCTTATAAAATAACGGCGGCATCATGCCGCCGCACAGGCAAACCCTAACCACAACCAATCCAAGCCGAACATCTGTAACATGCCACCCAAAAGCATTTTAAGTACTTAATTATATTAAAAATTTAATGGGGCTGTCAACAGCAAACAAATTTACTTACTTTTAGCGGATACGAGCGCCTTGCGAACTCTTATCTTATTACCAAATTTAACCATAATCGCAGCCTTCTCGGCCTCATATTCATCTACGACATCTACCGAGACAATATCCATAAATTCGTTTCTATAATATCTTATAGTGCCTACATAAACCGCCTCGTCGCCAGATTTAATGTCTACTTTGTATCCAGATGGGAGAAAAACTCTTCCAAACCATCTGGCATCGTTCATATACACCTCCGAAGCAACTACATAAAAAGGCTTATCCTCTGCCATAACATAGAATGTTTCCCCAAACATTATTTCAATCATTTTATCGTATCTATCGTATACAGGCTCCTTTAACATAAAAAACTGATTCGCCGATGAACTAAGCGACAAACGGTACCTGTAATCTTCGTTGGCTTTTACAAGTGTCGACGAAGAAGTAAGCAACGCCGCCTTATTCTCATATGCCTGCAATCTTGACCCTTTAATCCGCTGCGCGCCCTTTGAAAGAGGAGGTATGAGTTCTATTTTTCCGAAAATAATAGTCTTGCCTGGCGGCAGAGATGAGAGATCCTTTACTGCTGGCATTAAAGGCGGAAAAGAAGGGAAAGCACATCCAGACACTGCAAAAAAGAACGCAACAAAAAACGAACGCAGCAAGATATAGAACATTACTTCAATTCCTTAATACGCTTCTGAATTAAGGCTTCC contains these protein-coding regions:
- a CDS encoding phosphatidate cytidylyltransferase: MVKRLISGIILIPIVVAIILYAPFWVIAALAALLIAGAVKELMHINEKMGYSGSAALAIVFSASIPFIFLYAGLADALRASVAYVFIYFLTGIYARKDFKASANWVMSKILALLYIAVPVAHIVPLTGLENGRLWFLFSLVLVWSNDTFAYFTGKAIGKHKLAPVLSPGKSIEGLVGGLLGGVIASLCMNYFLGLGLYHYEVALLTLGLGVVSVYGDLFESLLKRASGVKDSGNLIPGHGGLLDRIDSMVFVVPALYYYLELRNLLS
- a CDS encoding isoprenyl transferase, giving the protein MNDIPSHIAIIMDGNGRWAQRRGEMRVSGHKKGIDAARNVVKHCRSLGVKYLTLYTFSKENWNRPVMEVNLLMKLLEDYLMAECELLMREDVRFKAIGDIDDLPEGVRKVVRLVEAKTVNNTSMTLQLALSYGSRDEIAKACRAIAMDVEKGLLKASDVDGRELEKRLYTAGAPDPDLLIRTSGEMRLSNFMLWQSAYTELYVTEVLWPDFGEEELMKAIRVFQGRDRRFGLTQAQLAAQAK
- the frr gene encoding ribosome recycling factor: MALKNVFDDSKRKMDKAIELFMQELLKLRTGRASTAILDDVKVDYYGTATPLPQMASLSVPESRLITVQPWDMSQLGAIEKAIISSGLGLTPTNDGKLIRIQIPQPTEERRKELVKVAKKYCEDAKVAIRNVRRDANEAIKKLEKDKAITQDDLKKGQQHVQDVTDKEIKKIDSILADKEKEIMEV
- the pyrH gene encoding UMP kinase gives rise to the protein MAPKYKRILLKLSGEALMGELKFGVDSSVVDTIASEVKDCVATGVEVALVIGGGNIFRGVEASAKGMERATADYVGMLATVINSLTMQDALEKKGVITRVISAIEMKALAEPYIRRRAVRHLEKGRVVIFAAGTGNPYFTTDTAASLRAMEIQADIIMKGTKVDGVYDKDPVKDKSAKKFEELTYIEVLKERLKVMDTTAVSLCMDNNLPIIVFNIKEKGNVMKILKGEKVGTLVRANA